The sequence GTATCGGCTCCACGCGCCGCGAGCAGTACTCCGCGCCAAGCACCTGTATCGCGTAGAATATCGCCATGATGAACGAAAGAAAGTCTCCGAAATTAAATTCCATGCCGGGCGTGAAGCCCATTATCAAAAGCCCAGCCGTGGTAACGGAGGCGCCTACGAATATCCAGCCCGAGGGGCGCACTTTGTAGAGCCCCCAGACCATGAGCGGCACCATTATGACGTTGAGGCCGCCTATGAAGGACTGTTTGCTGGCGGTGCTGTAGGTGAGGCCGAAGGTGAGCGATATGAAGACGCCGGTCAGTATGAGCGTCTGGATGAGCGATATCTTCCAGTCGCGCGCGGTCGCCGTAAGTATCTTTTTGGGAAACAGGATCATCAAAAAGACGGAGGCAAAAAGCATTCGCAGCGCCACGGCCCACAGCGGCGTGATGCCGCGCGCAAGCACCGCAGAAAGCGGTATCCCCGCGCCCCAGATAAAAGCCACCAGTACCAGTGTTATGTCCGCAATAAGAACTTTGCGGTAATTCGCCTCCGTCATTATAACGCCCCCTCGCGCTTCAGCGCGCCTAGAATTTCGTCGTTTACTTTATCTATTTTTTTCATATAGTACCAGGCCGCGCCGGCGGAGCAGACGCCGCATATAAACAGCGCCCAGGCCGTCCCCACGATGTCGCCAAGTTTGCCGGACATGAGGCTGCCGAAGGGCGGTATGCCCACAATGGCAAGGGTGTAGAGCGCCATGATGCGGCTGCGCGAGGCATCCGAGCTCATCGTCTGAAGCAGCGTGTTGCAGGCTATTGTGGAAACGACCATGCAGAAGCCGACGGGCGCGGCAAGCGCAATGGCAAGCGGTATGCTGCGCGAGAGCGAAAAGAGCGTAACCGAGAGGCCGAAGCCAAGACAGGTGCGCGTGCACCACCACGAATAGGTGGCAGTAGTCTTTCGCGAGGCCATGAGAAGCGAGCCCGCAAGCGCGCCCACCGCAACTCCCATCAGCAGAAGCCCGAGCGTCTCTGAGTTGCCGTCAAGCACGCTCTTTGCCATTGCCGGCATGAGGATGATAGCGGGGAAGCAGAAAAATCCGGTGATCGTAAGAAGCGTCAGGAAATATCTGTAGGGCGCGAAGTCGCGCGCCGTCTTTA is a genomic window of Cloacibacillus sp. containing:
- a CDS encoding DMT family transporter, with the translated sequence MTEANYRKVLIADITLVLVAFIWGAGIPLSAVLARGITPLWAVALRMLFASVFLMILFPKKILTATARDWKISLIQTLILTGVFISLTFGLTYSTASKQSFIGGLNVIMVPLMVWGLYKVRPSGWIFVGASVTTAGLLIMGFTPGMEFNFGDFLSFIMAIFYAIQVLGAEYCSRRVEPIRLVALHIILLAVILTVIALIFEPIPDPAQFSMKIWGSLLCVALLNTVLCFILQFKAQRVTNASHVAVIFSLEGLFGYILAVASGQDPFHLQGALGGVLIIAGMLITELEGIIQPKKQKNGD